One genomic window of Blastocatellia bacterium includes the following:
- a CDS encoding HlyD family efflux transporter periplasmic adaptor subunit, which produces MQVVITAEGKTRVQDRFLVTAPVSGKLSRVKLRRGDQVLLNDIIAKITPTPSIPLDSRQLAEAKARLSKAEELKKEADTTIKRLTVNYEQAEREFNRSKTLVENGIISRQDFERLENNKQMCFQELTEAKYRAYAASSEVEMAKATLLKVSENNSTADTESVSVKSPIKGQVLQIIEENERVVSAGTPLIEISSQKLEIVIDVLSTDAVKIKCSSTVIIEGWGGKSSLKAKVRLIEPSAFTKISALGVEEQRVNVIADLLEIPDSLGDGYRVEAKIVIWEKKNVLKLPISALFRKDDDWYVFVVENKLTKLCAVKIDHITDSEAEVISGLKQNQIVITHPSNQVIEGIVITTSADK; this is translated from the coding sequence ATGCAAGTAGTAATTACGGCTGAGGGTAAAACACGAGTTCAAGATAGGTTTTTAGTTACAGCACCAGTTTCAGGTAAACTTTCACGGGTAAAACTTCGTCGCGGTGATCAAGTTTTACTTAATGACATAATAGCTAAAATAACTCCAACTCCTAGTATTCCTTTAGATTCACGCCAGTTAGCTGAAGCAAAAGCCCGTTTGTCTAAAGCAGAAGAATTAAAAAAAGAAGCTGATACAACTATTAAGCGGCTAACTGTTAACTATGAACAAGCAGAACGTGAATTTAATCGCTCTAAAACTTTGGTAGAAAATGGGATTATCTCGCGTCAAGATTTTGAACGCCTTGAAAACAATAAACAAATGTGTTTTCAAGAATTAACAGAAGCTAAATATCGGGCATATGCTGCTAGTTCAGAAGTTGAAATGGCTAAAGCTACACTGCTAAAAGTATCAGAAAATAATTCAACTGCTGACACTGAAAGTGTAAGTGTTAAATCTCCTATTAAAGGACAAGTTTTACAAATAATAGAAGAAAATGAACGTGTAGTTAGTGCAGGAACTCCATTAATAGAAATTAGCAGTCAAAAACTAGAAATTGTTATTGATGTACTTTCAACTGATGCAGTAAAAATCAAATGTAGTTCAACAGTAATAATTGAAGGTTGGGGAGGAAAAAGTTCCTTAAAAGCCAAAGTTAGATTAATTGAACCTTCCGCTTTTACAAAAATTTCTGCTTTAGGTGTTGAAGAGCAACGAGTAAATGTAATAGCTGATCTATTAGAAATACCTGATTCTTTGGGAGATGGTTATAGAGTAGAAGCTAAAATTGTTATTTGGGAAAAGAAAAATGTCTTAAAACTACCAATAAGTGCTTTATTTAGAAAAGATGATGATTGGTATGTATTTGTAGTAGAAAACAAACTAACAAAATTATGTGCTGTAAAAATTGATCATATTACAGATTCTGAGGCTGAAGTTATTTCTGGCCTCAAGCAAAATCAAATAGTTATAACTCATCCTTCAAACCAAGTTATTGAAGGAATAGTTATAACAACTTCTGCTGATAAGTAA
- a CDS encoding FtsX-like permease family protein — protein MSMLNRKLIRDLLHMRGQIIAITLVAACGIAAFICLRNIYQSLLITQDTYYSSYRFANVFVQVKRAPDSIKSSIEQIPGVATVQTRIVSEVTLDVPGLNEPGSARLISIPEKQVPILNDLHLTSGRWISPNNRNEVIISVAFAEKNQFKPGDSISAIINGRWTKLNIVGLALSPEFIYEIRGGEMFPDSRRFAVIWMGDQALGAAFNMQGAFNDVVLSLSPQANETAVIEKLDLLLENYGSLGAYGREDQISHHFVSNEIAELKVNGTLTPALFLAVSAFLIHLVLSRLVAIQREQIAVLKAFGYKNISLVIHYLKLSLLAVSFGIILGAGLGWYFGYKLTEIYTEFFHFPVLQYKFDLAVFASAVAISFLSTTIGTISAVKKVIRLSPAEAMSAEAPDQFRPGWLAKLGLENLLPLSTRTIIRNLERNPFKALLTMFGIAMSVSLLVVGFYFHDAITQIIYIQFDKTQREDANVVFFEPRSITAAYNLASLSGVMRVEPYRTVPVRLRFGQKTRRVALLGLDPNNQLHQITETNNNVVEIPLNGIVINKKLAEILQVKINDVLTFETLVGKKLTRNITVVAVADEVLGLSVYINRHSLNQLLNEGEVINGARLIVDGKEKKQLYAKLKNIPTVSSVMVPEVVLNNFNDTLARTMGISTTIIISFACTIVLGMVYNSARIALSERGRELASLRVLGFTTSEIGTMLLGEQWLLTFIAIPTGYLLGYFFCHLIVTAIDTEMIRLPLIISRYNLAVSFIITICAALVSSIIVQRRLHQLDLIEVLKTRE, from the coding sequence ATGAGCATGTTAAATCGCAAATTAATTCGTGATTTATTACATATGCGAGGTCAAATAATTGCAATTACTTTAGTTGCAGCTTGTGGAATTGCTGCTTTTATTTGTTTAAGAAATATCTATCAATCTCTATTAATTACACAAGATACTTATTATTCTAGCTATCGTTTTGCTAATGTTTTTGTGCAAGTAAAACGCGCTCCAGACTCTATTAAATCATCAATAGAGCAAATACCTGGTGTAGCTACTGTTCAAACACGAATTGTTTCTGAAGTAACGCTGGATGTGCCTGGGTTAAATGAACCTGGTTCAGCTAGATTAATTTCAATTCCAGAAAAACAAGTGCCTATTCTAAATGATTTACATTTAACATCTGGACGTTGGATTAGCCCTAATAATCGTAATGAAGTAATTATTAGTGTTGCTTTTGCAGAAAAAAATCAATTTAAGCCAGGCGATTCAATCAGTGCAATTATTAATGGTCGATGGACAAAATTAAATATTGTTGGTTTAGCACTTTCTCCAGAATTTATTTATGAAATTCGTGGTGGAGAAATGTTTCCAGATAGCCGACGTTTTGCAGTTATTTGGATGGGGGATCAAGCTTTAGGTGCGGCTTTTAATATGCAGGGGGCATTTAATGATGTTGTTTTATCTTTATCTCCTCAAGCTAACGAAACAGCAGTAATTGAAAAATTAGATTTATTATTAGAAAACTATGGTAGTTTAGGTGCATATGGTCGTGAAGACCAAATATCACATCATTTTGTTTCAAATGAAATTGCAGAGCTTAAAGTTAATGGAACTCTAACACCAGCATTATTTTTAGCTGTTTCAGCTTTTCTAATACATTTGGTTTTATCTCGACTAGTTGCAATACAACGTGAACAAATCGCAGTATTAAAAGCTTTTGGCTATAAAAACATAAGTTTAGTTATTCACTACTTAAAATTAAGTTTATTGGCAGTTTCTTTTGGGATTATTTTAGGTGCGGGCTTAGGTTGGTATTTTGGCTATAAACTTACTGAGATTTATACAGAGTTTTTTCACTTCCCTGTTTTGCAATATAAATTTGATTTAGCAGTTTTTGCTAGTGCTGTTGCTATCAGCTTTCTTTCAACTACAATTGGAACAATTAGTGCAGTAAAAAAAGTTATTAGACTTTCCCCAGCAGAAGCAATGTCAGCAGAGGCCCCAGACCAATTTCGTCCTGGTTGGCTAGCAAAATTAGGATTAGAAAATCTATTGCCTTTATCTACAAGAACTATAATTCGCAACCTTGAACGAAACCCTTTCAAAGCCTTACTAACTATGTTTGGAATAGCAATGTCTGTGTCATTATTAGTTGTAGGTTTTTATTTTCATGACGCAATAACTCAAATTATTTATATTCAATTTGATAAAACACAGCGTGAAGATGCCAATGTAGTTTTCTTTGAACCTAGGTCAATTACAGCAGCTTATAATTTAGCTAGTTTATCAGGAGTAATGAGAGTTGAACCTTATCGCACAGTACCGGTACGATTACGTTTTGGTCAAAAAACGCGACGAGTAGCATTATTAGGACTAGATCCTAACAATCAGCTACACCAAATTACAGAAACTAATAATAATGTTGTTGAGATACCTCTTAATGGAATAGTAATAAACAAAAAGCTAGCAGAAATTTTGCAGGTAAAAATAAATGATGTACTAACGTTTGAAACTTTGGTTGGGAAAAAACTAACACGCAATATTACTGTTGTAGCCGTTGCTGATGAAGTGTTGGGATTATCAGTTTATATAAATAGGCATAGCTTAAATCAACTGTTAAATGAAGGTGAAGTAATTAATGGCGCACGCTTAATAGTAGATGGAAAAGAAAAAAAACAACTTTATGCAAAACTTAAAAATATTCCAACAGTAAGTAGTGTTATGGTGCCAGAAGTTGTGCTAAATAATTTTAATGACACCCTTGCCCGAACAATGGGAATTTCTACCACAATTATTATTTCATTTGCTTGTACCATTGTTTTAGGAATGGTTTATAACAGTGCGCGAATTGCTTTATCTGAACGAGGAAGAGAACTAGCTAGCTTAAGAGTGTTAGGTTTTACAACTTCAGAAATAGGTACAATGCTATTAGGTGAACAATGGCTATTAACATTTATAGCTATTCCTACTGGTTATTTGCTAGGTTATTTTTTCTGTCATTTAATTGTAACGGCAATAGATACTGAAATGATAAGGCTACCTTTGATCATTAGTCGCTATAATTTAGCAGTAAGTTTTATTATCACAATTTGTGCAGCATTAGTTTCAAGCATAATAGTCCAAAGGCGGTTGCACCAACTTGATTTAATTGAAGTATTAAAAACTAGGGAGTAA
- a CDS encoding ABC transporter ATP-binding protein, whose translation MITNTLVEKNILRGNHGSFSKEVIFSAHNLSKTYQMGEIKVYALNSVDFELFQGEFVVLLGPSGSGKSTLLNILGGLDTPTSGEVIFRDHNLVTANESELTRFRREHIGFVFQFYNLIPSLTALENVQLVTEISLHPMQPKEALKLVGLGDRLNHFPAQMSGGEQQRVAIARAIAKQPDVLLCDEPTGALDFKTGKLVLEVLEQVNQQLGTTIAVITHNAAIAAMADRVIRLGSGKIVDISYNQKKARPADLEW comes from the coding sequence ATGATTACAAATACACTAGTAGAAAAAAACATTCTTAGAGGGAATCACGGATCTTTTTCTAAAGAAGTAATATTTTCTGCCCACAACTTATCAAAAACTTATCAAATGGGAGAAATAAAAGTTTATGCACTTAATTCAGTAGATTTTGAGCTTTTTCAAGGAGAATTTGTTGTTTTACTTGGCCCGTCAGGAAGTGGTAAATCTACTTTATTAAATATTTTAGGTGGTTTAGACACTCCTACTAGTGGAGAAGTAATTTTTCGTGATCATAATTTAGTAACAGCAAATGAAAGTGAATTAACGCGGTTTCGTCGGGAGCATATTGGGTTTGTTTTTCAATTTTACAACCTTATTCCTAGCCTAACAGCTTTAGAAAATGTTCAGTTAGTAACAGAAATATCACTACATCCTATGCAACCAAAAGAAGCTCTTAAATTAGTTGGTTTAGGAGATAGATTAAACCATTTTCCAGCGCAAATGTCTGGAGGTGAACAACAACGAGTAGCTATTGCAAGAGCAATCGCTAAACAACCTGATGTGCTGCTTTGTGATGAGCCAACAGGAGCATTAGATTTTAAGACAGGAAAGTTAGTTTTAGAGGTATTAGAGCAAGTTAATCAACAGCTAGGCACTACAATAGCCGTTATAACCCATAACGCGGCTATTGCAGCAATGGCTGATAGAGTAATTCGATTAGGTAGCGGCAAAATTGTAGATATTAGCTATAACCAAAAGAAAGCTAGACCCGCAGACCTAGAATGGTAG